One Natrinema longum genomic window, CTCCGTGACGAGCGGGTGTTCGATGGCCGAACTCATCGGTCAGCCACCTCCTCGAGTGCGCTTTCGGTCCAGACCGTCAGCCGTCCTGGCTGTGCGCCGGGCGCGAGATCCTCCGCGTTGACCTCCGCGGCCGTCGTCACGTCGGCACCGGCGAGGTTCCGGGCCGCACGGGAGGGACCGGTCTCGCTGGATGTGACGAAGAGGATCGACGTCGGCGTCTTGTACTTGCGGCCACGGGCTTTCCCCTGACCGGAACGGACGCTGCGACCCTCGTCGGCGCGTTCGATGTCGTCCGCGAGGCCTGCTGCTTCGAGGAAGTCGACGACCTCCTTCGTCTTGTGGAGGTCCTCGAACTCGTCGTCGACGACGACGGGAATCTCGACGTCTTCGTCGAACTCGTGGCCGCGCTCGGCGACGAGTTCGGCGTCGGTCGTCGCAGCGATCGCGCTGCGAACGGCCAGTTTCTTTGCTTTCGTGTTGATCGATTCGGACTGGTCTTTCTCGGCTTTCGGCGGGTGGGCCTTGCGTCCCTTGACGGCCTGGGGTACGCGGCGAGCGCGACCCTCCTGTCGTGGAACGTGGGCCATCCCGCGGCCACTACCGAACGATTCGGCCGGCGTTCGAAGGCCGGCGAACTCGTCGGCACCGTAGTCCTGTTTTCGGTTTGCCTGCGCGGCGCGCACGGCGCGGCCGATCAAGTCCGGGCGGTAGGTAGTCTCGAAGACCGCCGGGAGCTCGACCGTGCCCGCGTCCGAGCCGTCCAGGTTTCGTACTGTTGCGTCCATGTGTTATCCCTGGTTGGATGCGGTGGAGACGTAGCGCACCTCGGGATCGAGGCGCGGCTGGTCTCCGGGTCGGATCGCCGGGCGGAAGCGTACGAGACGCTGCTGTGGCCCGGGGAGCGAGCCCTTGATCAACGCGTGTGGTCCGTCGACTTCGCCGTAGTTGACGAAGCCGCCGTCGACCGTCGCGTCCGCGCCGTCGCCGATGTCGACGAGGCGCTTGTTCAGTTCCGTCCGCTGATGGTAGCCCATCTGGCCCTGCTGCGGGACCGTCGAGCGGACGCGGGACGGGTTCCAGGGGCCGAGGTTGCCGATACGGCGACGCCAGCCCTGCCGGGCGTGTTTGCCCTTGCGTTTCTGGACGCCCCATCGCTTGACGGGGCCCTGCGTCCCTTTCCCTTTCGTGACGCCGCTCGCGTCGACGTACTCGCCGGCGCGGAACACGTCGTTCATGACGTGTTCGCCGCCGTCCTCGATGGTCTCGAGGGCGAAGTCGACGCGGTCGTCGACGGAGCCGCCGCCGACGCGCGTTTCCATCACGTCCGGTTTCTTCTTGGGTACCGAGGGAACGTCCCCCGGAACCGTGTGGGTGATGACGCGGACGTCGTCGACGCGGCCCTCCTCGTGGAGGCCACGGAGCTCGTCCGTGGCGGCGTCGGTGTCGTAGTCGTCACCGGGAAGGTCCAGCACGCGATCGAGTTCGGGAACGAACTCGTCGGTCCAGACCTCGGTTATCGGCTTCATACCATACGGCGTGTCTTCGTACGCTCGCAGCGCGACGGCGCGCATCGGCGGCGTCTCCACGATCGTCACGGGGACGGTCTCTTCCATCCCTTCGGTCGGCGAGTTCGCTTTATCGTCGACCATGACGACGTGGGTCATGCCGGCCTTGTAGCCCGCGAAGCCCTGTAGCGTCGGCTGTCCGTCAGTGTCCGGCCACGAGTTGAAGCGTGGGACCTCGCTGGTCGCACGCTTTCGTGGGCCGAACCCGAGTGAGCCTTTGCGTGGTGTATTTGCTTGTGGCATTCTATCACTCTCTCAGTGAGAGGGGAGCGAGGGTCGCGAACAGAGCCTCCTCCGTTCGCACGACCTCGCTTCCCTGATCCGGAACCGTGTTTAGCCAGAGGTCGAACCCCGGATCGGCGGTGGGTTCGACTCCGTTATCGGCTGCATCGTCCCGGTTGGACGACGGTTCGACTGCGCCGTCTTGTCCGGACGACGCGTCGATGGCCGATTCCTCGATTCCGAGGATAGCCGGCAGCCCTCTCTCGGGCGCGCCGAAGGCGACGGTCATCCCGTCGCGCTGGACGCGTCCGGCCAGCGTCTCGAGCCGCCCGACGGTGAGATGCTCACCGAATCGGGAGGCCGCGATACGAACGCCGGCGTCCTCACGGCCGAGTGCTGCCCGCAGGTCCGTCTGCTCGATCGAGAGCCCCGGAAGGGGAACGTCTTCGAGCTTCGCCCGGACCGGTCGTCGCGAAGAGATCCTGACGGTCACGCGCTCCCCCTCCTCGACCGCCATGTTCGGCGGTACGTTGAGGGAGATCGGGTGTTGCAGTCCGCAATTGACCCGGACGCGCCCTTCAGGTCCGACCTCGGTCACGATTCCTTGTCTTGACGACCCCGAACCGGTAGATTCGGAGCCGGTCTGTGACATGGCGCGGAGCGGCGGCA contains:
- the rpl4p gene encoding 50S ribosomal protein L4; amino-acid sequence: MDATVRNLDGSDAGTVELPAVFETTYRPDLIGRAVRAAQANRKQDYGADEFAGLRTPAESFGSGRGMAHVPRQEGRARRVPQAVKGRKAHPPKAEKDQSESINTKAKKLAVRSAIAATTDAELVAERGHEFDEDVEIPVVVDDEFEDLHKTKEVVDFLEAAGLADDIERADEGRSVRSGQGKARGRKYKTPTSILFVTSSETGPSRAARNLAGADVTTAAEVNAEDLAPGAQPGRLTVWTESALEEVADR
- a CDS encoding 50S ribosomal protein L3 is translated as MPQANTPRKGSLGFGPRKRATSEVPRFNSWPDTDGQPTLQGFAGYKAGMTHVVMVDDKANSPTEGMEETVPVTIVETPPMRAVALRAYEDTPYGMKPITEVWTDEFVPELDRVLDLPGDDYDTDAATDELRGLHEEGRVDDVRVITHTVPGDVPSVPKKKPDVMETRVGGGSVDDRVDFALETIEDGGEHVMNDVFRAGEYVDASGVTKGKGTQGPVKRWGVQKRKGKHARQGWRRRIGNLGPWNPSRVRSTVPQQGQMGYHQRTELNKRLVDIGDGADATVDGGFVNYGEVDGPHALIKGSLPGPQQRLVRFRPAIRPGDQPRLDPEVRYVSTASNQG
- a CDS encoding putative RNA uridine N3 methyltransferase, with amino-acid sequence MTVSVLVPSSLSREAEDKREATRKLGYVARAATIFRADRLIVYPDRDGETGRFDGGFVTTVLRYAATPPYLRNEAWGMRDELEYAGVLPPLRAMSQTGSESTGSGSSRQGIVTEVGPEGRVRVNCGLQHPISLNVPPNMAVEEGERVTVRISSRRPVRAKLEDVPLPGLSIEQTDLRAALGREDAGVRIAASRFGEHLTVGRLETLAGRVQRDGMTVAFGAPERGLPAILGIEESAIDASSGQDGAVEPSSNRDDAADNGVEPTADPGFDLWLNTVPDQGSEVVRTEEALFATLAPLSLRE